The genomic DNA CGTTACCGACTACGGCGTGCATTATATAATGCTGTCTTCCATTGTCAAGCCTGAAACAAAACAACTGGGCGAATACACAAGCGTGTTCCAAGACGGCCTGCATGACACCACTTACCAAAAAGCTTTGGAAAAAGAGCTTTTGGACAAGAAAAAAGCCGACGCTTTTACCAATTACCAAAACCAAATTCTTAAGCAGCTAAACAGGGAATGGAAGCCGTATATCACCATTTATAAAGACCGCTATAAAAGGCTTGTTAAGCTCGCGAAAGGCTAATAAGGCTTTAATATAAAACTTTATAAAACGCATTATTAAAAAATATGCCCTTTCGCTTATCGGGCATATTTTTATAAATATGGGAGATTAATTATGTTTATTAGCAAAAAGGCGCAAACCATCCGAGAATATACGGCGGGCGAGCAAATCAATTGGGGATATATCAAACTAAACTCCAACGAAAACGCCTATCCGCCGTCCAAAGCCGTGTTAAAGGCTATTAAAGACGAAACCAGGCTTAACTATTATCCCAATCCCAAAGCCGAGGGTCTAAAAAAGGCGCTGGGCAAACTGTATGGCATTAATCCCGATAATATTTTTATCGGCAACGGCAGCGACGAAGTTTTGGGGCTTGCGTATATAGCCTTTTTTGACCCAAAGGACAAGGATATCGTCTTTGCCGATATCACTTATAGTTTTTATCCCGTATGGGCCGAGCTTTATGATATCAATTACCGCGAAATACCCGTAGGGGACGACTTTGCCATTAACGCGGACGATTATCTAAATCTAAATAACTGCCAAGGCATTATTATAGCCAACCCGAACGCGCCCACTTCTTTGGAAATGGCTTATAAGGACATTTTAAAGATTGTAAAAGCCAACCAAGACAAGGTAATAATCATAGACGAAGCTTACGCGGATTTTGGGACTTATAACTGTTTGGATTTGGCCAAAGAATATAACAATGTCTTAATCGTGCGCACTTTTTCCAAAGCTTGGGCGCTGGCGGGCCTAAGATGCGGCTTTGCATTCGGGGATATTAATTTAATAAAAGGCCTTGAAAAGATAAGGGATTGTTTTAACAGTTACTCTATTGACCGCCTTGCCCAGGCGGGCGCGATGGCCGCGGTAAACGATTACGAACACGCTAAAAAGACAACAAATAAAATAATTAACACCCGCCAAAGAGTAATCTCGTCCTTAAAAGAAAAAGGCTATAATGTGCTTGATTCTAAGACTAACTTTATCTTTTTTAAGCCCAATTTGCCCGCAAAGACCGTAGCGCAAAGACTAAAAGAGCGCAAAATTTTGGTAAGGCATTTTGACAACCCTAAAACAAAAGATTATCTAAGGGTAAGCATCGGCGCGGACGAGCAAATGGATAAGTTTTTGGACGCGCTTGCAAAAGTCGATAAATAAAAAAATCTTTCATTTTTATTATAAATCGTTTGATTTAAAATAAACGCCAATGGTATAATCAATTTTAGGAGTTTATATTATGGACGACCCTAGCGGGAGAAGCAAAATATTAAATTAGACAATTAACCGCCCGTTTAAAGATAATTAATGCGCGGTTAATTGTTCCGCGCATTTTTTATAATAATAAATAGGCGATGTGTTATGGTAAGATACTTTTTTACTCCTGTCGGCGAAAAAAACGCCCATGAAATTGAGTCCGCGGCCAAAAACTGCTGGATTCATATGGAAA from Clostridiales bacterium includes the following:
- a CDS encoding histidinol-phosphate transaminase, producing MFISKKAQTIREYTAGEQINWGYIKLNSNENAYPPSKAVLKAIKDETRLNYYPNPKAEGLKKALGKLYGINPDNIFIGNGSDEVLGLAYIAFFDPKDKDIVFADITYSFYPVWAELYDINYREIPVGDDFAINADDYLNLNNCQGIIIANPNAPTSLEMAYKDILKIVKANQDKVIIIDEAYADFGTYNCLDLAKEYNNVLIVRTFSKAWALAGLRCGFAFGDINLIKGLEKIRDCFNSYSIDRLAQAGAMAAVNDYEHAKKTTNKIINTRQRVISSLKEKGYNVLDSKTNFIFFKPNLPAKTVAQRLKERKILVRHFDNPKTKDYLRVSIGADEQMDKFLDALAKVDK